A portion of the Sabethes cyaneus chromosome 3, idSabCyanKW18_F2, whole genome shotgun sequence genome contains these proteins:
- the LOC128741065 gene encoding uncharacterized protein LOC128741065, whose translation MPKQRDESEARGANETTPNACQACNELDNSRLVQCDMCDDWYHFDCVGVNQDVENHDWLCSVCMEKQQTKNKKSTKFIPLPVPSVSTLSPISTSSVAPLSTATDIVTSMSVTSMFPTNTVYPTIGQNITMPPVSQMPPHYFMPPHSLISSNALLPPYSFMSPLYSIPPCQPMQVVCTMPSVPSSRWSNPYASLPGVNTYDMCNTVPSSFTQPIPSIPNVVPNTIPVGGSQKPLPNPVHTNNPPKAQQVLEDNLSQHSAAIFGQSVKQRQLQMELQILDDERKIQEEEEANRRQYLRKRHELMTKMVRETAPVADVEEERSNQRVSEWISETVNANVQDTHCPRADVVPEQFTQRIQRSSTPAAAASSHPHETPQNMQPISNHRIENAEGGFIPRRRSTPRQTSIEEEDDINLTRKQVAARQAVSRDLPSFSGTPEEWPLFYSTFTTTTNLCGYTSEENLVRLQKCLKGKAHEANLCATIEACQLEEYAYNVALLHELVDKLPPSFKVDWAKHRRDLPRVNLIAFSAWLYQLAETVCPIARLTCSEAVPGRGNKKNSAYVNTHSEESSDNPKEKPDHRAKGNPSGPSSSGGCVACKGNCPKLEKCQRFSELSYNARWAIIKEFMICRKCLKKHKGSCKSLQVCGKNGCTFKHHELLHNYQRDGAGSNPSSSKGQNSNAGTQNTSVRECNAHHKSTNQGLFRVVPVVIHGPKKSIKTYAFLDDGSSLTLVDASLVQELGLQGNPEPLCLKWTGNKRRLENDSLKLDVDVSGTGEIQKKYCLRGVHTISNLDLFHQTVDVHKLAKRYRHLRGIPIESYNNVQPRILIGIDNANITLPLKGREGNMFEPIATKTRLGWIVHGGSSTSDSLVGYHSVEFCPCSESSDHMLQQSIQEYFSLEGLGICKSKKPLISGEEERAQQLLQSVTQTDSGRYEVPLLWKYDNVHLPNSKPAALRRFHCLENRMKKQPKLAEVLRAKIDDYRRKGYIRKLSNEELQKPQERVWYLPLFPVINPNKPGKVRFVWDAAAMTNGVSLNSMLLKGPDLLTPLDYVLYRFREFRIGLSGDVREMYLQMLMAARDQHCLRVLWSDDGKGEPSTYVTQVMPFGTSCSPSCAQYVKNLNASNFAGQYPQAAQTIITQHYVDDMLASVETEEEAIQLAKDVKHVHAQAGLEMRNWISNSSAVVEAMKETKTDEKNLNLGPELGTEKVLGMWWCTATDTFTYKLSVKHDRDLLAGTRKPTKREVLRTLMAVFDPLGLISNVLVYLKVLFQEIWRSGIDWDDEIPDSLNEKWEKWIEVLPKVQDVRIPRCYRSITSLTPETNIQLHTFVDASLSGFAAVVYLRMEQSSSVECAIVGAKARVSPLKFVSIPRLELQAAVIGVRLADRISKSITYKIDKRVFWSDSRDVLCWIRSDHRRYSQFVAARVSEILETTEMADWRYINTKDNVADDATKWERQPDLTEESRWFKGPKFLWEHSERWPMDSHQSSSTSEELRANLFHHIASPPPVIDVRRFSRWQSLLRATAVVLRVKHNFRCVIDKLSRRDGLLTADELRQASIFLFRQAQAESYPDEIRILASAEKSKKSLMKSSSIYKLNPFLDEHQVLRMHGRISACEYASMDARNPIILSQNNYVAWLVVKDCHEWFHHRNHTTVLNELRHVYRIPRLKQLFNKVKAGCQMCKNEKSVPQPPPMGDLPEARLAAFTRPFSFVGVDYFGPINVVVGRRVEKRWGVLTTCLTVRAIHLEVAHSLSADSCIIALRNMMARRGVPIKIYSDRGTNFTAASKELKAALQIVTKGWPAYGGRAAAGIYFPIPTSTSRIISR comes from the exons ATGCCAAAGCAACGGGATGAATCAGAAGCGAGAGGTGCCAACGAGACGACGCCGAATGCTTGTCAGGCATGCAACGAGTTGGATAATTCCCGATTGGTCCAGTGTGACATGTGTGATGACTGGTACCACTTCGACTGCGTAGGGGTCAACCAAGACGTCGAGAATCACGATTGGCTTTGCTCAGTCTGTATGGAGAAGCAGCAAACCAAGAACAAAAAGTCGACGAAATTTATTCCCCTGCCGGTACCGTCTGTAAGTACACTTAGCCCGATAAGTACTAGCAGTGTGGCACCGTTGAGTACTGCCACCGATATAGTGACGAGCATGTCTGTCACCTCTATGTTTCCGACAAATACAGTTTACCCTACGATTGGGCAAAACATTACTATGCCACCCGTTTCTCAAATGCCGCCCCACTATTTCATGCCACCACATTCTTTGATATCGTCAAATGCCTTATTGCCACCCTATTCGTTTATGTCACCCCTTTATTCGATACCTCCTTGTCAGCCTATGCAAGTTGTTTGCACTATGCCGTCAGTGCCATCGTCCCGCTGGTCAAATCCGTACGCGTCACTACCGGGAGTGAATACTTATGATATGTGTAACACAGTGCCATCTAGTTTTACTCAGCCGATTCCGTCGATACCAAATGTAGTTCCAAATACTATTCCAGTAGGAGGATCGCAGAAACCTTTGCCGAATCCAGTGCATACTAATAATCCCCCGAAAGCCCAACAAGTTTTGGAGGATAACTTGAGCCAGCATTCCGCAGCAATTTTCGGACAGTCCGTCAAGCAAAGACAGTTGCAAATGGAGTTGCAGATTTTGGACGACGAGAGGAAAATACAGGAAGAGGAAGAAGCTAATCGGCGTCAGTATCTGCGTAAGCGACACGAGTTGATGACGAAGATGGTCCGCGAAACCGCGCCTGTTGCTGATGTCGAGGAAGAGCGATCGAATCAACGAGTTTCTGAGTGGATAAGTGAGACGGTTAATGCGAATGTACAGGATACGCACTGTCCACGGGCTGACGTTGTTCCGGAACAATTTACACAAAGAATCCAACGCAGTTCCACTCCAGCTGCTGCTGCGTCATCTCATCCACACGAAACGCCACAAAATATGCAACCAATTTCCAACCACAGGATAGAGAATGCAGAAGGTGGTTTTATCCCGAGACGGCGCTCGACACCAAGGCAGACTTCAATTGAAGAGGAAGACGATATTAATTTAACACGCAAGCAAGTCGCTGCTCGCCAAGCAGTTTCGCGGGATCTTCCCTCATTCAGCGGTACTCCGGAAGAATGGCCGTTGTTTTACTCAACGTTCACAACAACGACCAACCTGTGTGGATACACGTCGGAGGAAAACCTGGTCCGATTGCAAAAATGCCTTAAAGGCAAGGCACACGAAGCA AATCTCTGTGCGACTATCGAAGCTTGTCAGCTTGAAGAATACGCCTACAACGTAGCTCTGCTGCACGAGCTTGTAGACAAGCTACCGCCTTCCTTCAAGGTTGACTGGGCCAAGCATCGCCGTGATTTACCTCGGGTAAACCTGATAGCATTTTCGGCTTGGCTGTACCAGTTAGCAGAGACAGTTTGTCCAATCGCACGACTGACTTGCAGTGAAGCGGTTCCCGGTCGAGGAAACAAGAAGAACTCAGCTTACGTCAACACGCACAGTGAGGAGAGCTCTGACAATCCGAAGGAGAAACCGGATCATCGAGCGAAAGGGAATCCATCCGGTCCGTCTTCCTCAGGTGGCTGCGTAGCTTGTAAAGGAAATTGTCCGAAGTTGGAGAAGTGCCAGCGATTCAGCGAGCTTTCGTACAATGCTCGATGGGCGATTATCAAGGAGTTCATGATTTGCAGAAAATGTCTCAAGAAGCATAAGGGCAGCTGCAAATCCCTACAAGTGTGCGGAAAGAACGGCTGTACGTTCAAACACCATGAACTTTTGCACAACTACCAACGGGATGGAGCGGGATCGAACCCATCTTCCAGTAAGGGTCAGAACTCCAACGCAGGCACTCAAAACACATCGGTGCGTGAGTGCAATGCTCACCACAAGTCGACTAACCAAGGACTGTTCCGTGTTGTCCCGGTGGTCATTCATGGCCCGAAGAAATCCATCAAAACGTATGCCTTCCTAGATGATGGCTCATCTCTTACGTTGGTTGATGCATCCCTAGTCCAAGAATTGGGATTGCAAGGAAACCCGGAGCCACTGTGCCTGAAGTGGACCGGGAACAAGCGCCGGCTGGAAAACGATTCACTAAAACTCGACGTCGACGTATCTGGAACGGGAGAAATCCAGAAGAAATACTGCCTACGAGGAGTTCATACTATTTCCAACCTGGATCTATTCCATCAGACGGTGGATGTGCACAAATTAGCTAAACGATACCGGCACCTGCGGGGAATTCCTATCGAATCGTACAACAATGTACAACCTCGAATCCTAATCGGGATCGACAATGCCAACATCACGCTGCCGCTTAAGGGAAGAGAAGGAAATATGTTCGAGCCGATTGCAACGAAGACTCGTCTGGGCTGGATTGTGCACGGAGGCTCCAGTACAAGTGACTCGTTAGTTGGATACCATTCAGTGGAATTCTGTCCATGCAGCGAATCGTCCGATCACATGCTGCAGCAATCAATTCAGGAGTACTTTTCTTTGGAAGGTCTGGGCATCTGTAAGTCGAAAAAGCCTCTGATCTCTGGTGAAGAAGAACGTGCCCAACAGCTTTTACAGTCGGTCACCCAAACAGATAGCGGAAGATACGAAGTACCACTACTGTGGAAGTACGACAACGTTCATCTACCTAACAGCAAACCAGCGGCTCTGCGACGGTTCCACTGCCTTGAGAATAGGATGAAGAAGCAGCCGAAGCTAGCCGAAGTATTGCGTGCGAAGATCGATGACTATCGGCGGAAAGGGTACATAAGGAAGCTGTCGAACGAGGAACTACAGAAACCGCAAGAACGAGTGTGGTATCTTCCGCTGTTCCCGGTTATCAACCCGAATAAGCCGGGGAAAGTCAGGTTTGTTTGGGACGCAGCAGCAATGACAAACGGCGTATCGCTCAATTCCATGCTGCTGAAAGGGCCGGACTTGCTGACTCCGCTGGACTACGTTCTCTACCGGTTCCGCGAATTTCGAATTGGACTTAGTGGTGACGTTAGGGAGATGTACCTGCAGATGCTGATGGCCGCGCGAGATCAACACTGCCTTCGAGTACTGTGGAGTGACGACGGAAAGGGCGAACCTAGCACGTATGTAACACAGGTTATGCCATTCGGAACCTCCTGTTCACCATCCTGTGCACAGTACGTGAAAAATCTCAACGCGAGCAACTTCGCAGGCCAGTACCCGCAAGCAGCACAGACGATCATCACACAACATTACGTGGACGACATGTTGGCGAGCGTGGAAACGGAAGAGGAGGCAATTCAGTTGGCGAAGGATGTAAAGCATGTTCATGCTCAAGCGGGACTCGAAATGCGCAACTGGATCTCGAATTCGTCAGCTGTGGTGGAAGCAATGAAAGAAACGAAGACCGATGAGAAGAATCTCAACTTGGGACCAGAGCTAGGAACAGAAAAGGTCCTAGGAATGTGGTGGTGCACGGCAACAGATACGTTCACGTACAAGCTCTCGGTGAAACACGACCGTGACCTGTTAGCTGGAACGCGTAAACCCACGAAGAGGGAGGTTTTACGAACGCTCATGGCCGTCTTCGATCCACTCGGGTTGATATCCAACGTACTCGTTTACTTGAAGGTTCTATTTCAGGAGATATGGAGATCCGGCATCGATTGGGACGACGAAATTCCGGACAGTCTCAACGAGAAGTGGGAGAAGTGGATCGAGGTTTTACCTAAAGTGCAAGATGTCAGGATTCCTCGCTGTTATCGCTCCATTACATCGCTAACTCCAGAAACGAATATTCAACTTCACACGTTCGTCGACGCGAGTCTCTCTGGATTCGCCGCTGTAGTCTATCTACGCATGGAGCAGAGTAGTTCTGTAGAATGTGCCATAGTAGGCGCAAAAGCACGGGTGTCTCCCCTCAAATTCGTCTCCATTCCCAGGCTGGAGTTACAGGCGGCGGTCATCGGAGTACGGTTGGCAGATCGAATCTCCAAGTCCATAACATACAAGATCGATAAGCGAGTTTTTTGGAGTGACTCACGTGACGTACTGTGCTGGATACGGTCAGATCACCGCCGGTATTCACAGTTCGTCGCAGCTCGTGTTAGTGAGATTCTTGAGACGACGGAAATGGCAGATTGGAGGTACATCAACACGAAGGACAACGTAGCGGACGACGCTACCAAGTGGGAGCGGCAACCAGATCTCACAGAGGAAAGCAGATGGTTTAAGGGACCGAAGTTCTTGTGGGAGCACAGTGAAAGATGGCCGATGGATTCACATCAGAGCAGCTCGACGAGTGAGGAACTCCGCGCGAATCTCTTCCATCACATAGCAAGTCCACCTCCAGTGATAGACGTACGACGGTTCTCCCGTTGGCAGAGTTTACTTCGAGCCACTGCTGTAGTGCTGCGCGTCAAACACAATTTTCGTTGCGTGATCGACAAATTGTCACGAAGGGATGGCCTGCTTACGGCGGACGAGCTGCGGCAGGCATCTATTTTCCTATTCCGACAAGCACAAGCAGAATCATATCCAGATGAAATCAGGATCCTCGCGAGTGCAGAAAAGTCCAAGAAGTCGTTGATGAAGTCCAGTTCGATATACAAGCTAAACCCTTTCCTCGACGAGCACCAAGTTCTACGGATGCACGGTAGGATCAGCGCGTGCGAGTACGCCTCCATGGATGCACGTAATCCAATTATCTTATCGCAGAACAATTACGTAGCTTGGTTAGTGGTGAAGGACTGTCACGAATGGTTCCATCACAGGAATCACACCACCGTCTTGAACGAGCTGCGGCATGTCTACCGGATTCCGAGGCTGAAACAGCTGTTCAACAAAGTCAAAGCAGGGTGCCAGATGTGTAAGAATGAGAAATCAGTTCCACAACCTCCTCCAATGGGTGATCTACCGGAAGCAAGACTGGCGGCGTTCACTAGACCTTTCTCCTTTGTTGGGGTTGACTATTTCGGGCCGATTAATGTGGTGGTAGGGCGTAGAGTTGAGAAACGTTGGGGTGTGCTAACGACGTGCTTAACAGTGCGCGCGATACACTTAGAAGTCGCGCACTCGCTCAGTGCAGACTCTTGCATAATAGCATTGAGAAACATGATGGCAAGGCGAGGCGTACCAATTAAAATCTATAGTGATCGCGGAACGAATTTCACGGCAGCGAGCAAAGAGCTGAAGGCGGCCCTCCAAATTGTCACGAAGGGATGGCCTGCTTACGGCGGACGAGCTGCGGCAGGCATCTATTTTCCTATTCCGACAAGCACAAGCAGAATCATATCCAGATGA
- the LOC128739846 gene encoding titin-like — translation MSHRNSDNNASWGSRSSRNNDSGGSGGGYKERSWSGNRYASDNRYNNNNKDRRNYRSYGGRNERRNYDDRRGNPYRNNSSWTSNVGMEGPYMSHSRHQKNWHQNRKPDKGNTYDAQIAQPNAKAHDSDPEEGEIVSNDSQTNAVPSNGGPDSKDCEPAIGINPDEGKNDNHTSPSEEFQGFPDVDPPKAPNGANLENKDIDLSVKEPSTVDNKLDMIPQENELIKLIEDEALKMITDAEQPSCSSSLQNVAQESTAQATASMSSTQNPERRSTIDAEQVTRKLINQLTSMNKYSLKQMINNPDSKYESVLKTHARQKLRAEVRRQLRNFSLSENSAQTKTTCGMLEPDECVDSDKIPDALLEQIGKVLDLNLLDLSVGEEQPVVVPAGSVEDDDCAINQSDADYSAAEVLDKNLRLNDDDGQLHLDAEDIFARAEMLLMKGSGAGLPGSSSAPSSPTEEMFPNDQIDSIVSEESGYDKTLDLNGSSNGESKDQSIKEDPPASAEFTCFLRVSTVEELNKKVDNVSVPIEVEPACPMEIIDDPPIVLPVALENLCNTVVSEPPEFQSQDIPAEPVPQESLPDETPTIIEVIQSPKTETTVQELAEQIDNSAKPSVEDSPFVAAADEPKLETISPQEEPSNQPTITEVPCSAAPSIVLEQTPEITTVNITRPPLQPELPVRKSKSSKNYKPNLVQHEQPKRDSKYSSSRSSSSTATAPNSNPLPVTNKPYKPGPNLAALKQTGKHQAGSSSTNKTTIADDGNKEQKNQKKRDSSSSNQLAPTGNSSAAASPSKSTGLTLLAEEMQQSSRSTSPSPLKSVANRPKTPGPMVTSPDSEPKEKKKKRKRSRKRKSLPEDIGGMMLECDLRVSRPTVTPTPPPVQQQPRETAPVSNTKRNSEPEREPKPIRETRARSVDPKMISDSKRDKDKERDRYREKSRNRELDERKESEREARREKKEEHRREKEKEKESKREKDTDKAKEKEKEFAPIVEDCLTKGGSTPQMELLVVKPERERKKSPTPAKSSSRSSVDTNKPLKDTKELKEIAKESPKEPIQVEKEKEVNSELPKEKEPKKTKEAKESKDIVKDKDKEPVDNSKEKDTRECSKEKESVDKDFTVETTEKPKDKELDVVDGCSQSETKKPPKKKRNLLRGPNLVKGRREVPKEVPSSNPQTNGSEETPKPDETLSVQPSLMPALPVVTAEPAAPGIVPMNFPIHKTRRDIVITENVDPIPALRSTVSSLIHRTASPRPWKSPGEKKLIPATPLISSAPTATVTPMSPPQVERHLMACSAVTSPSAALIVDAQPSPQHHQQQPQSFHSVTSPTVAQPDVLARIGLPSAALASPQPINFGPVMTLVNQMQDIDNKMSDFQRRKMQIDSEIMRLNSEKFQIDQNSMQLQNDRFMVLNALRAALVECELSALAAAQSAAVIAPVVSSNRRRQLVPETEEPPRNKRRKPVEPVTVPPTNENTAQVLSCPELSEPEESSSTQPSTVANGSERTIRRITKISDNTQILKLFQRRRMVSEKSVEESQSEDSIVQLTEAPTPVKRRRTRTVHVIEHADPVVSSPPTGRLRSDANRAVEPKKSVEVSVPIEQPPPASVVSAPSIPTPSASASARLKKDEEIPLTAHKNLLTRQVKIVLSKLNVAGRRGTT, via the exons ATGAGTCACCGGAACAGCGATAACAACGCTTCGTGGGGCAGTCGAAGTTCTCGCAACAATGACAGTGGTGGGAGTGGAGGAGGTTATAAGGAGCGCAGCTGGTCCGGAAATCGCTACGCTTCCGATAATCggtacaacaataacaacaaagaCCGCCGGAATTATCGCAGTTACGGTGGTCGGAACGAGCGACGGAACTATGACGACCGAAGGGGCAATCCGTATCGCAATAACAGCAGTTGGACTAGCAATGTCGGCATGGAAGGTCCGTACATGTCACATTCAAGGCACCAGAAAAATTGGCATCAGAACCGGAAACCGGATAAGGGAAACACGTACGACGCCCAGATAGCGCAGCCGAATGCAAAGGCACACGATAGCGATCCCGAGGAAGGGGAAATAGTGTCGAATGATTCTCAAACAAACGCGGTTCCCAGCAATGGAGGACCCGATAGCAAGGACTGTGAGCCGGCAATAGGAATAAA CCCTGACGAAGGTAAAAATGATAACCATACTAGTCCCAGTGAAGAATTTCAAGGTTTTCCCGATGTCGATCCACCAAAGGCACCGAACGGTGCCAATCTAGAGAACAAAGACATTGATTTGTCCGTAAAG GAGCCGTCGACAGTGGACAATAAACTGGACATGATTCCACAGGAGAATGAATTGATAAAATTGATAGAAGATGAAGCTTTAAAAATGATAACCGACGCAGAGCAACCGTCTTGTTCGAGTTCGCTGCAAAACGTTGCGCAAGAAAGTACTGCACAAGCAACTGCTTCGATGAGCTCCACTCAGAATCCGGAACGCCGTTCGACCATTGATGCTGAGCAAGTTACGCGAAAACTGATTAATCAATTGACTTCGATGAACAAGTACAGCCTAAAACAAATGATTAACAATCCCGACAGCAAGTACGAATCCGTGCTCAAAACTCACGCACGACAGAAGCTTCGCGCGGAGGTGCGTCGGCAATTGCGCAACTTTAGTCTCAGCGAAAATTCAGCACAAACGAAAACTACCTGCGGAATGCTCGAACCGGATGAATGCGTAGATTCGGATAAAATTCCAGATGCTCTACTGGAGCAAATCGGTAAAGTGCTAGATCTTAATCTTCTAGATTTGAGTGTCGGAGAGGAGCAACCTGTAGTGGTACCGGCAGGGTCGGTTGAAGATGACGACTGTGCCATTAATCAGAGTGATGCAGACTATTCCGCGGCGGAAGTACTTGATAAAAATCTTCGCCTGAACGATGACGACGGTCAGCTGCATCTGGATGCCGAGGACATTTTCGCGCGTGCCGAAATGTTGCTCATGAAGGGAAGCGGGGCCGGTTTGCCGGGAAGTTCCTCGGCACCAAGCTCGCCAACCGAGGAAATGTTCCCCAACGATCAGATTGATTCTATCGTAAGTGAAGAGAGTGGATATGACAAGACATTGGATTTGAATGGAAGTTCCAATGGGGAGAGCAAAGATCAAAGTATCAAAGAAGATCCTCCGGCAAGTGCGGAATTCACTTGTTTTCTGAGAGTTAGCACGGTGGAAGAATTGAATAAAAAAGTTGACAACGTTTCCGTACCGATTGAGGTGGAACCAGCATGCCCTATGGAAATCATCGACGACCCCCCAATAGTTTTGCCAGTTGCCTTGGAAAATTTGTGCAACACAGTCGTTAGCGAGCCTCCGGAATTTCAATCTCAAGATATACCTGCCGAACCAGTCCCACAAGAATCTTTACCTGATGAAACGCCCACTATTATAGAAGTTATACAAAGCCCGAAAACTGAGACAACAGTTCAAGAATTGGCGGAACAAATCGATAATTCAGCGAAACCATCAGTAGAGGATTCGCCTTTCGTTGCCGCTGCTGATGAACCAAAATTGGAAACGATTTCCCCGCAAGAAGAGCCTTCTAATCAACCGACAATTACTGAGGTACCTTGCTCGGCTGCACCCAGTATTGTGCTGGAACAAACCCCTGAGATTACAACAGTCAACATAACTCGGCCACCTCTGCAACCCGAGCTGCCAGTCCGCAAATCCAAAAGTTCAAAAAATTACAAACCGAATCTAGTACAGCACGAGCAACCAAAACGAGACAGTAAATACTCCTCATCGCGATCTTCATCAAGTACAGCCACCGCCCCAAACAGCAATCCTCTGCCCGTAACAAATAAACCATACAAGCCAGGACCGAATCTCGCAGCTCTAAAACAGACTGGTAAACATCAAGCTGGCAGCAGCAGTACCAATAAAACAACCATCGCCGACGATGGCAATAAggaacaaaaaaatcaaaagaaacgtgattccagcagcagcaaccagtTGGCACCTACTGGCAACAGCTCCGCAGCAGCCAGTCCAAGCAAAAGCACCGGACTAACCCTACTAGCCGAGGAAATGCAACAGTCCTCGCGGTCCACATCTCCTTCGCCGTTGAAATCCGTTGCTAACCGACCGAAAACACCCGGTCCCATGGTAACGTCGCCGGACTCCGAACCgaaagagaagaagaagaagcgaaAACGCAGCCGCAAAAGGAAGAGCCTTCCGGAGGACATCGGAGGTATGATGCTGGAGTGTGACCTGCGGGTATCACGGCCGACCGTTACCCCAACACCGCCGCCCGTTCAGCAGCAGCCACG GGAAACTGCTCCAGTCAGTAACACCAAGCGTAACAGTGAGCCGGAACGCGAACCAAAACCTATTCGAGAGACCCGGGCCCGGTCGGTGGATCCCAAAATGATCAGTGATTCGAAGCGGGACAAGGATAAGGAACGTGATCGTTACAGGGAAAAATCCCGGAACAGGGAACTGGATGAACGGAAAGAAAGTGAGCGTGAGGCAAGAAgggagaaaaaagaagaacacCGACGAGAGAAGGAGAAGGAAAAGGAGAGCAAACGAGAAAAAGATACTGATAAGGCGAAGGAAAAGGAGAAGGAATTCGCTCCGATTGTTGAAGATTGCTTGACGAAGGGTGGTAGCACCCCACAAATGGAGCTACTCGTAGTCAAACCTGAACGGGAGAGGAAGAAGTCACCAACGCCGGCCAAATCGAGTTCAAGATCATCGGTTGACACGAACAAACCCCTTAAAGATACAAAGGAATTGAAGGAAATTGCCAAGGAATCTCCAAAGGAACCTATACAAgtagagaaagaaaaagaagtcaaTTCAGAACTGCCGAAGGAGAAAGAACCGAAGAAGACTAAAGAAGCAAAGGAAAGCAAAGATATAGTTAAAGATAAGGATAAAGAACCAGTGGATAATAGTAAGGAAAAGGATACGAGGGAGTGTTCTAAAGAAAAAGAATCAGTAGATAAAGATTTCACAGTCGAAACGACAGAAAAGCCGAAAGATAAAGAACTTGACGTTGTCGACGGTTGCTCGCAGAGCGAAACTAAGAAACCAccgaagaaaaaacgaaaccttCTGCGTGGACCCAACCTGGTAAAAGGACGCCGTGAAGTTCCGAAGGAAGTTCCGTCCTCCAATCCGCAGACCAACGGTAGCGAGGAAACGCCCAAACCAGATGAAACGCTTTCGGTACAACCCAGCCTGATGCCAGCATTGCCAGTGGTTACCGCAGAACCGGCGGCTCCCGGAATCGTACCGATGAACTTTCCAATTCACAAAACTCGCCGCGATATAGTTATCACGGAAAACGTTGATCCCATTCCGGCACTGCGTTCTACTGTTAGCTCACTAATTCACCGAACTGCCTCACCACGACCATGGAAATCTCCCGGGGAGAAAAAGCTCATTCCAGCCACACCATTAATTTCTTCTGCACCGACCGCTACGGTTACACCAATGTCTCCACCGCAGGTGGAACGTCATCTAATGGCCTGTTCGGCTGTGACGTCACCGTCCGCAGCCTTAATTGTAGATGCACAACCATCGCCACAACACCATCAGCAACAACCACAGAGTTTTCATTCTGTCACTTCCCCGACCGTAGCCCAGCCGGATGTTCTTGCGAGGATTGGTCTTCCCAGCGCAGCACTGGCGTCTCCCCAGCCAATCAATTTCGGACCTGTTATGACCCTAGTTAACCAAATGCAGGACATTGATAACAAAATGAGCGATTTCCAGCGCCGCAAAATGCAAATCGACAGTGAAATCATGAGATTAAACTCGGAAAAGTTCCAAATCGATCAGAACTCTATGCAGCTGCAGAACGATCGCTTTATGGTGTTGAATGCTCTACGAGCTGCTCTAGTGGAATGCGAACTGAGTGCCCTGGCTGCAGCGCAGAGCGCAGCTGTGATCGCACCGGTCGTGTCTAGCAATCGCAGACGCCAACTCGTACCGGAAACGGAAGAGCCTCCCAGAAACAAGAGACGAAAGCCAGTCGAACCCGTTACTGTCCCACCCACCAACGAAAATACTGCACAAGTACTATCGTGTCCGGAACTTTCCGAACCAGAAGAATCTTCCTCAACTCAACCCAGTACCGTCGCTAATGGCTCCGAAAGGACCATTCGGCGCATTACCAAAATAAGTGACAACACCCAAATACTGAAGCTGTTTCAAAGACGCCGAATGGTATCGGAAAAATCCGTCGAAGAAAGTCAATCCGAAGACAGTATTGTACAACTGACGGAAGCGCCAACGCCGGTTAAGCGTCGCCGAACCCGCACGGTACACGTAATCGAGCATGCCGATCCGGTGGTCTCATCGCCGCCGACCGGTCGATTACGAAGCGATGCGAACCGTGCGGTTGAACCGAAAAAATCCGTCGAAGTTTCCGTACCAATAGAGCAGCCTCCCCCGGCTAGCGTTGTGTCGGCTCCAAGCATTCCGACCCCGTCCGCATCCGCCTCGGCTCGACTAAAAAAGGACGAAGAAATCCCGCTAACCGCTCACAAGAACCTGCTGACGCGGCAGGTCAAGATCGTGCTTAGCAAGCTGAACGTTGCTGGTCGCCGCGGTACCACATGA